Within the Nicotiana tabacum cultivar K326 chromosome 11, ASM71507v2, whole genome shotgun sequence genome, the region AAAGGTGGCATTTTTAGATAAAAAACACCAAGTCATTAGTCATTTGTATTCAAACTTTCCATGTAGTTCCTTAAATTATATGCGTATCTTCCCAATAAGGCTGTGTAAGTAACAATACTGCACCACCTAGTCCGGCATGATTTTGGGTGGCTAAAGTCTTACGTTCTTCAATATATTATAGTTGCTTGGCTGCTCTTTTTTAATCATACATTTGGACGATGATATGATGGATTTTAGTGCATATATGGATCATCTTTTTGCCCAGCTTTTCTGTTTAGCTGGCTTTTAAAGTTGCCTTGGTTCCTGTACTAAGTGCATCAACCAATTTTTTGCTGATCATGTTTCATCAAAGAATCATTGCATCACATATGCCCATCCCTTCTACTAGAAAGTCTAGAAAGGCTTGCTATTTCGTTAAATATTTCTTCATCCACAAGCAAATTCAACCTATTCCTTCTGCAGGTTGAAGAGAAGCAGAGGGACCTCTGCCGCCTGGTAATGCAGTTCATGCCACCTACAGCACCTCCTCAGCTACCTGGCTCTGTATTCAGGACATTTTTACAAAACATTCTACTTAAAAACAGGGGTGCAGATCGAAATTTGCCGCCTCCTGGTGTTTCAAGCAATTCTGTGCTTGTTTCTGTGTTTAGTGTCATACTCCATTTCTTGTCTGAAGGTTTTGGGGACATTGGTGGTTGGATGAAGGACTCTGGAGCATCTGATGTTGGTTTCCTACACAGAGGAGGCCAGCAAAATTTTCCTGTAGGCTTGTTTCTCAAGAATGATCCTCATCGGGTTGATATTCCTAGGCTTGGTGGTTCATTTAATCACCTAGCAAAGTCCCATCCTATTAGTAGTGAGCAGCAGGAGGAAGTGAttcgggtaattggttaattattggttaatgggagattGATAAATTAAGTAAGCAGAAGCCATGCTGTTGCTCTACTTATGATGCTGATTTTACAAGAATATCAAAAGATCCTATCAGACACATGACAAAAGGTTCGCGGGGACATTGCAGCTCTATTCGTGAGAGGTCTGCTCATGTTGCTGCAGAATGCAGCACCAGTAGTTTGAACGATGACATAGCGGATAAACCAAGTACAAGTGACCAATCTGAATCAGACTTTGGCTTCCGTCCTATGCAGCAAATGAGATATGTTTCCAGAGAGAACAGCGTTTCTTCAGCAACACTGAAAGAAGAGGAGCTACTTGATGCCATGCTCTTGCTGTATCATTTAGGTCTTGCACCTAACTTCAAGCAGGTGACTAGATTTTCCCCTTACTAAAATGTAGTGATTAAGCTACCTTTTTTGCATATAATATTTGAGTGGCGCAGATGAGGTAAAGGCACCATGAGTTAGATCTCTTGGCTGTTCCCCATTGGCACTTCGTGAAATGAAGGGATTTATTTTGGTGGCGTTTAATTAAGCTATTTTGCAGAACCGTAAGCTAAGGTAGTGGCCTTTGATATGCATTTCACCTCTTTGTGGCCCGAGTAAAGTATTAAAAGCAACCACCTGATCAACATTTGGCCTTGCGAAATAATGTCCTGTATATGATTAATGATTAATGATCGCGTATTTCTAAGTTGTCCTGCTTGTTTGAAATTAATGTCCTATGCAATGATTAGCGATCTCATCTATATTTGTTGTCCCCCTAGCTAAGGTGTTATATGTTAGTTTGATAGTGTACTGCCTGAGGGAAATGTCCAGAAGTCGAATTTCATGTTTCAAGTGCTGGATGTCGGATCAGTTATATGTGCTGTCTCTCTTCATGAGAATGTATTTCATGATATGGTAGGTTTCAAAATAGTGGCGAGGTTGATGGCCCTAGCAAATAGTGGGGGCAGGATTTGGGTAGGTTGACAACCAGTGTAAAATTAGTCTAACTATGATGAATTCTCTGATACCGAATAGAATGGACATAAATTGAACGGAGTGGATATAGAGGATTCATATGACGGATTCATGCAAATATGGAATTGACGGATTCATTCAAATATGAGATTAAGGCATACTTGATTGATATAGTAGGTGCGGAACTAGTTCTATCTGCTTCTCTCTTGTGTGAGGACATGGCTCCTGATATTTTCCCTCATTTTTGGTTAACATTATTGATTGTTCTGTCCTGCCAGTTGAATCaacctttcttttcttattccATTCTGACGGCACTTGAATTCATTGCTGCGGAAGAACACTTTCTTCCTTGTCACGTTTCATGGATTCACATCATATTTGAATGATTCTCTTATTTCAATTGTAGGCGTCATCATATATGTCTCGGCAATCACAGTCAATCTCTCTTCTAGAAGAAACTGATAAGCAGATCAGAGAAAAAATTTGCGGGGAACATGTAAAGCGTCTGAAGGAGGCTCGTAGCGTATACAGAGAAGAAGTAATGGATTGTGTCAGACATTGTGCTTGGTAATATGATCATCACATGTTTTGTTGTATTTCCAAATAATGTTTTGGCTATTATGCATCAGTATATTTTCCATATTAAATGAGTAGCTGCTGTCTGCTTTCAAGGAGGTATAGCTTAGCTTTTGCTGTCTATCATCTAACAGGTATCGTGTTTCTCTATTTTCTCGGTGGAAGCAGAGGGGGGTGTATGCAGCATGTATGTGGATTGTTCAGTTGCTTTTAATTCTTAGCAAAGAGGACTCAGTCTTCATCTATACTCCCGAGTACTATTTGGAAACCTTGGTAATAAAATTTCCTACTCTGCATACTATTTTGGAACTCCACCATAATTGGCCCTTTTCTTGTATCAAAGAGTGACTCATCGTTTGTATATATGCTTTACTGCACTTTTTATTTTGCGCATGAATTTTTTTCTACCTCTTTGCTAGTGCCGCTTGATTTTCTTCAGGCGTGGATAGCGAAGCCGAGAAGGACCTACAACTTTTAGTGAAAGACAGTAGCCAAGTGAACCAAAAACTTTTTCTTGCCTACCGTTTTCCTGCCATCCTTGCTTCCATCTGCCTTTCTATCTCTGCACCTTTCATTACTAGGCTGCTGTGTTTGGTAGTTTTAGGGGAATGGGCTTGAATGGATCGAACAAACCTGACTTATCGTATATAATGTACATTGTGGTATTTGTACATTCTGTTTTTCCCCTTCCTTTCTTTTTCATGTCCGATCTGCAAAGAGAAAGGAAGAGcttggagaagaaagtttaaactGTTATCTATATGTAGCTGTATTTCTGGGCATAGAAATATGGAAAATGCTTTATGCTTTCAAATGCTCATCATTAGCAAATATTTTGCCTGCTATTTTCATGCCATTTATTTGGTCGGTTTGTTAGTTGCCACAATTTTTGAAAGTAATCTTCCTTTCTTTTGTCTCAATGACAGGTGGACTGCTTCCATGTACTTCGTAAAAGTGACCCTCCTTTCGTCCCTGCTACAATATTTCTCAAGCAAGGACTTACATCGTTTGTATGTCTCAATTCTCCATCTCTCATTCGTCTCTCTGTCTCTCACTCTAGTCACATGCCTTTTTTTTCTATGGTACTTTTAGGACTAAGTCTATAATGCCAGTGGTATTTGCATAGTTGCTTATTTTAATATGCTGAAATAGAATGCACCAACACCCTCTAAAGCTAACGTAACAAAAGAGAAGTATTTATAAGAAACAGTTTTTGGACAAAAAGATTTTCGTACTATAGCTTGGTTGGTTCCGGAATGATCCACATGATTGATGCTAGATTGCTTTTGGTACTTGTTTCCTGTTATGTGCGAGATTATTTAGCTTCATTTCTTTTACGTGTATTTGCTATTAATTTTTCCTTCTTCAGGTTACTTTCGCTGTCACCCACTTCAATGATCCAAGGATATCCAGTGCGGAGATGCGAGATCTTCTTCTGCAGTCTATTTCTGTCTTAGTGCAGTACAAGGAGTTCTTGGCTACTTTTGAATGCAATGAAGCCGCAACGCAGAGAATGCCTAAAGCACTACTGTCTGCTTTTGACAATAGATCTTGGATTCCTGTAACAAATATACTTCTCCGGTTGTGCAAGGGTTCAGGTTTTGGTTCATCAAAACGTGGCGAATCATCTTCCTCTTCATCAGTTATATATCAGGTGACTTGGTGATAATTTATCTTTTGTCTTGACAGTTATCATTTTTATCCTGCTTATCCCTCCTTCCCAGGAAAAAAATTAGAGTAGCTCGTAGATCTAATTCTGCTGCTTTGTTAATGTGAAGAAATTATTGCGGGAGGTTTGCATTCATGATGAAGAATTATTTTCTACTTTTCTGAATCGTTTGTTCAACACTCTGAGCTGGGCAATGACAGAATTCTCAGTTTCGGTTCGCGAGATGCAGGAAACTTACAAGGTATTATTCCCTTGAGAATCTAATATCCTTTTATGTTTGGATCAATGAAGAATAGGGGATCTAGAGAGGGTACAGTTCATTGATTAATCATTTACCTACGTTTTTTTTGTGGTAGTGCTATGTACACCAAAATGATGTCCTGTTTTGTCCTATTTCAGGTATTTTGGAAAAGTTAATATTCATACTCCTTCTCTTTTAACCAAGCAAAGGATTACATTAGCCTTCTACTTTTACTTTCCCTCCTCTTATCCATCTCTTTTCACCTGACCACACTGAGGAATTTCTGTGTATTGACTTCTATTACATTGTCTTTTTGTTGTATGTCATTTCTAATTTACCCGTGGTAATAGCTTTTGTTATTTTCTGATATGTTTGAGAGGTTGTGTTCCATATGAGAGAGTATTGATACAAATTAAAGGATTTTGAACCCTGCATGTTTTATTTACCTCCGGAATTTTTTTTTGGGTATACTTAGTGAATTGCTTTTGACCCTTCCGGgatagggtaaggtctgcgtacactctaccctccccggACCGCACtaatgggattttactgggttgtgttgttgtgatattCTACTCATGGTTTCTTTAATGAAGTCATCTAGTAtaatattgtaaaaaaaaaaggaatattcTCGACAgttcttaaataaaaaaagaacttaATTTTCATCACATCTAGGTTTAGAGTGTCTACCTACGTTTTACAAgatagtggtggtggtggtgttgTTTTTAAGCGAAGGCGACTTTTTGCATACTGTCTACACAGGTGGAATAGTAGTTTATGGATTGAAGAAATCTTTtgttacttttttttcttcttcttatttctctATTAAAATGTGTCAATTGTGCTTTTTAGGTGTTGGAGTTTCAGCAAAGGAAATGCAGCGTCATATTTGACCTATCATGCAATCTTGCTAGGGTGTTGGAGTTTTGTACCCATGAGATCCCTCAAGCATTTCTCTCTGGAGCAGATACAAATTTGCGAAGGCTGACTGAAGTTATCGTCTTTATACTAAACCACTTAATTTCTGCAGCTGATCCTGATCTTTTAGACCTGTAAGTTTCATCATTTATGTTAAACACCTTTAGTGTTTTgattaaatatttataaggcATCTTTCGAGTGAGGGAGTATGGAGTTATTTTTCCTGCTTATTTTGTTTCTGTCTCCGAAACAACCAAAGATGAATTATTTGAATGAAAACATTGATTTATTCTCCGGACGAGTTGAGCTGCTCCTTTATGAGATCGTTTCTTTTCTGAATTAGTTGGCTCACGTTCAAATAGTAAATTGGCAGCCACCATCTCAAGTAATGAGATTGATACCTTTTCTCAATGACCTAGAAATCCCTATGGTTTAGCTGGTCCATCGCTAGTTCGCATATTGGAATGAAACGCGGTGGAGTATGGGCCTGTCCCTCGACCCTTCTCCCATTTATATACTAGGCCTTAATCAGCAGCATGGTTCGAATTGATGTTGTGCCTTTATCGCACATCTAACGCTTTACTTGCTTTACCTTTGAATCAAAGCCCTGTGGGCTGAGCAATGAGATTGATATTAGGAGAAAGGAGTGAAACCTGATACTTCTGACTAGGAAAAAATAACTTTCAATTTGCAGACTTGCATTTGACTTAAAAAATTCTGTGCTTGCCTTCATCTTAGTCCTGCATTATCAAAATATAGTTGGTTCTTTgcatttatttttatcaaaacgaGATGTTTGCCTGTTAACATGGTATTGACTATTGAGCCCTTTtctctgtgtgtgtgtttttgtGTTGTTTCCTTCAGTTGTTTTTGGTATTCAGTTGTGTTATTCTTGCAGATTCCTAAGGCGTCCAGGTCAGTCCCCAGAGAAAGTCAATAAAGGGATGATTTTAGCACCCCTTGCTGGAATCATTCTTAATTTGATCGATGCTAGCAGGGAACCAGAAACTGGGCAGAATGACATGGTTGGGATTTTTGCCAGTATGGACTGCCCTGATACTGTAGTCTCTGGATTTCAGTATCTTTTGGAGTACAATTGGGTTAGTCGCTATTCCACTTCATTAATTTGATAATTCCCTAGGCTACTTCCAGTTTCACACTGGtatgaaaaatgggtttagaGCCAACGAAATtgcttctgtttttgtttttctggGTACTATGATTTTAGATTTGGCAATGAAAAAGCAGAAAACTAAGGGAGGGATAGAGGGAGAAATCACCTAGGCCTCCATGAGGTAATTTTGCATTGAAGATCCCAAGATTAGGTGGCTTTTTCTGCTTCTCTGATTAGATATCCCTAGCTAAAGTCCTGAAGTAAACGACATCTCTGTGCTCATTTGCTGTTTTTGGTGACTGCTTATGTATGCGAATGTGTTTTTAAGGGTTTCAATAGTAATTGCTTTTGGGTTGCCTAATCTGTATTCTAACTTTCTTTTCACGAATTTCAGGCTAGCTTATTCAGGGGAGCTGATTATCTGAAGAAAATCAGGCAACTGGAGAAATTTTCAAGTCTGCTAATCTGTCAGTCAGAGGTGGTAGAATTTGAGAGAATAGGATATGGGGGCGAAACAGATTATGATGACAGCATCTGCTGCATCTGCTATGCATGTCAAGCAAATGCTCAATTTGTGCCCTGTTCTCATGTTTCTTGCTTAGGCTGCATTTCCAGACACCTCCTGAATTGTGAGAGATGCTTCTTTTGCAATGCAACAGTTTTAGAAGTTCTCAGGACTGATGTAAATGCAGATTGAGATCATTTCTCGAACTTGGAAGAGCAAGGATGGACTAGTAGGTGGGTTTCTTTTTCCTGGTGATTG harbors:
- the LOC107804418 gene encoding LOW QUALITY PROTEIN: E3 ubiquitin-protein ligase RKP-like (The sequence of the model RefSeq protein was modified relative to this genomic sequence to represent the inferred CDS: deleted 2 bases in 1 codon; substituted 1 base at 1 genomic stop codon), whose translation is MAEDGIRIGGLSSGLAVVLNGENRKESSQKTRLISYCDDFGDQSVERTLEHIFDLPYKSIKPLSSAIDAKVVRSVIKNEFLKYQMNMKTGMERKREGVLTAADGCKHQVTQIEESSICGDLRIVKPPLLMESHSLFSSARANACVWKGKWMYEVTLETSGIQQLGWATLSCPFTDHKGVGDADDSYAYDGKRVSKWNKEAQSYGQPWVVGDVIGCCIDLDGDEISFYRNGVSLGVAFIGIRKMVPGLGYYPAISLSQGERCELNFGGIPFRYPVKGFLPIQPPPTRSSLATDLLNCFGRLIEMQRVGRAEFSSVEKLRRLKRFVSFEKLSHPVSRGICEELFSALAAEDGSTKYIACGPLLSLIMEVFRIHPPHDYMSLDSILDSLLEFSESRILFEHIISALSTLCKTAPLSLTDCPYSGSYTYLALACHILRREEMMILWWKSSNFDHLFEGFLSRKSPNKQDLQSLMPSVWWPGSCEDMSNEASLVLTTTALSEAINKVEEKQRDLCRLVMQFMPPTAPPQLPGSVFRTFLQNILLKNRGADRNLPPPGVSSNSVLVSVFSVILHFLSEGFGDIGGWMKDSGASDVGFLHRGGQQNFPVGLFLKNDPHRVDIPRLGGSFNHLAKSHPISSEQQEEVIRNWLIIGXWEIDKLSKQKPCCCSTYDADFTRISKDPIRHMTKGSRGHCSSIRERSAHVAAECSTSSLNDDIADKPSTSDQSESDFGFRPMQQMRYVSRENSVSSATLKEEELLDAMLLLYHLGLAPNFKQASSYMSRQSQSISLLEETDKQIREKICGEHVKRLKEARSVYREEVMDCVRHCAWYRVSLFSRWKQRGVYAACMWIVQLLLILSKEDSVFIYTPEYYLETLVDCFHVLRKSDPPFVPATIFLKQGLTSFVTFAVTHFNDPRISSAEMRDLLLQSISVLVQYKEFLATFECNEAATQRMPKALLSAFDNRSWIPVTNILLRLCKGSGFGSSKRGESSSSSSVIYQKLLREVCIHDEELFSTFLNRLFNTLSWAMTEFSVSVREMQETYKVLEFQQRKCSVIFDLSCNLARVLEFCTHEIPQAFLSGADTNLRRLTEVIVFILNHLISAADPDLLDLFLRRPGQSPEKVNKGMILAPLAGIILNLIDASREPETGQNDMVGIFASMDCPDTVVSGFQYLLEYNWASLFRGADYLKKIRQLEKFSSLLICQSEVVEFERIGYGGETDYDDSICCICYACQANAQFVPCSHVSCLGCISRHLLNCERCFFCNATVLEVLRTDVNAD